One Thermoplasmata archaeon genomic window, AAGGCTATGAATGATAAATTCCTAAAATATGAAACATCCACCCCAGTAACAAAATATGAATCAATAGAATCTTGCAAAATCACTTTTTTAGATAATTCAATTTGTTCTTTCTTTAACTTTTGAAGTGGATAATCGGATTTAAAATCTGTAAAAAGTATGTTTTTAAAGTCTATAATTCTACCTCTGTCTACAGTTACTCCTTCTCTCTTCAAAAGATTAATTTTCTCTGAGATGCCGTTTGGATGTGTGAACCCACCTAGAGTCCCATCTGAACTAACAACCCTATGGCAAGGAATAATAACTGGCTCGGGATTCTGAGATAACATTACTCCTACCGCACGTGCAGCAATTGGGTCACCTAATGCATTTGCTAGCGATCCATAAGTTGATACCCTCCCAGGCGGGATCTGTTTGACGAGAGCATAGAAAATTGAAAATAAATCCATGTTTTATCTTTAGTCTGTTCATCTATTTATACCTTCAATAAGAAATTTTATCAACTTAAAACGCTTCTAAGCATTTGTGATTTAATGTGATTTTGCTACTATTTTCAGAAGATGACCCTGCATCAATAAATATTTACGAGAACCTTTTGAATTTGACTAGCTTTGATTTTTTTGGTAATTTTGAAGGAAAAAGAGTACTTAATAATGAAAAATATTTTCTGATAAAGATTGAAAAAGATAAAACATATGCTAATTTTCTTGACCTTAAATTAAAAAAAAGCTTGAAAATATCATTTGATACAATTATTGTAGCATCTAAACACGAAAGTAAACAGAAAGTAAAGAGTTTGACTGTACATCCAGTTGGCAATTTTAATAATGCTGATCTAGGCGGTTTGCCTAAGACACTTGTCGGTGCAGAACCATCACTTATGTCTCAAGCTCTAAGAATTATGAAAGAGAATAAAGTTGAAGGATACCAAATTTCTCTAGAAGTTACTCATCATGGCCCAGCATTGCAGAATGACACTTTTTTTATTGAGATCGGGGCATCAGAAAAAGAATGGAATGATAAAGATGCAGGTTTTGCTATTGCAAAGACCATTATATCATTAGAAAAAAATGAGCAGCCCACATTTATTAGTTTTGGTGGAGGCCATTATGCGCCACAAGTAACGGATTTAGTATTAAAAAATAAGCTTAATGTAGGGCATATGGCATCAAAATATACTATTGAATTCTTAGACAGAGATCTTGTGGATCAAATGATTGAAAAGTCACATAATCCGTCATATGCCTACTTTGTGAAAAGCTTGAACATCGAAGAGAAAAAAAAGTTACAGATGCTATTAAAAAACAAAAACATAAAAATTTTAGATCAGGATACTAAGGATTGGAACCAGGCACTTGATTTGTAAATATTAAAATATTCCTCTGAGCTAGCTTTATATTTCAGTGAAGGATCTTTTTTTATAGCCATAACTAAAAAATTTTTACAAGCACTTTCATTTTTTTTCCAAGCCATTATCGCTGCCTTGTAATACCATGTAGGCGCATGATCCATTGAAACTTTAAGTATTTCATTGAAATACCCTTCTGATCCTCCAATATCCCCTGATTTGAACAAAATATACCCATTATAAAAATTATTTTTTAGATGATCTTTTAATCTACTTGCCAGTGTTTTTGCAATATCAAAATATTCTATGGATATTAAATATTCTACAATTCTAATAAGACTATTATCAGAAACTTCCAAGTCATTCAATATCTCAGGCAATTTATGCAAATTTTCTTTAAAGTCATCTAAATCATGCTCGAGGGTTGCAGAGTCTGATAAGATGGCACTTTTGATACGATCAATATTTTGATTGGATTGAGTTTCAGTTTCTATTTTTGTAGCATCTGTTTTTGTTTCGAATATGCTTTCAAACATGTTAGATGCAAGCTTATCTTTGTTACTCTCTATTTCTGTTTTATTGGGATTCATTAATTGATCCAAATTTTCCTTTAAATCAAGTGCTTCTATATTTTCTGGATCAGTGTTTAGAATATTTAATATGATATCTTTTGCATAAGTATAAAGCTTATCATTTATCAGGAATATTGCCTTTTCTATGAGCAAAGCCTGATTATCTGGATAAAGTTTTAATCCCTCGTCTATATATTTTTCGTCTTTATCGATTATAGCTAACTTTTTGTATATCTCAGGCAACTCATCCAATTTGCCTTTAGACTTTAAATATTCTACTTTTTCTAATAGCGCATCTTTATTGTTTTCATCCAGTTTTAAGATCTTATTTATTATTTCTAATCTGTCCTCTACCTTGTTAATAATCTCTTTATAAATTTCTAATGCTTTGTCCTTCTCTCCCTGAATCCTATAAATATCTGCTAAAAGTATCTTTGCATTTATGTTATCAGGATTATTATTAAAAGCTTCTTTTAAACATATTAGGGCATAGGGTAGCTGTCTGTTTTGGCTTACTAATACTTTACCAAGGTTAAACCATGCCTCTGCATTTTTAGGGTCTAAAGACTTAGCTTTTTCAAAATAGTCAATAGATGCATCTTTGTCATCTAACCTAACTAAGGCAATACCTACATCTGTTAATATTTCTGATATTTTTAAAGCATTTTGATTTAAATCCTCAACATTATCAAATTCCGCGATTGTCGGCAATATTTTTTTGTATGTCAACTTTGCTTTTTCAGGATTGGATTGTTCATAATCTTTTGCGTCATTGTACATATTGTTGACCGATTTTAAAAGACTCGAAGCGGTACTTTTTCTTTTAAGCAATGGCATATTTCAAATCACCGATAGAGATTTAAGGAGTATATTGATTAGTATTAATAAATTCTTCTATAATATCTTTTTTGCATTATATACTAATGCAATTATTAATGTGTAAAGTTTTAATTAAAAAGCTTTAAATAAAATCATTTGATTAATCTATCTATCATGGATATTATTAAATTGTATAAGAACAGAGCGAGGCAGATTGTAGAAAATAAAATAAAGGCACTATATGGAATTAACTACAATGCGATGATTATAGATGCCAAAGAAGGCTATGGAGATTTATCTTTTCCTTGCTTTGAACTAGCTAAGATATTAAAAAAAGATATAAAATACGTTAGTTCTGAGATCGTTAATATAAAAGATGATCTTTTTGAGAAAGTTATAGCAGTAGGGCCATATATTAATTTTTATATAAACAGTACTCACATCAATAAAATCACAATTGAAACAATTTTAAAGGACAATATGGATTATGGCACGTTTGATAAAAAAAATGAAATAATAATACTAGAGCATACAAGCGCAAATCCAACAGGTCCATTGCATATTGGGCGAGCTAGAAACACTATAATCGGAGACACGCTTGGTAGAATATTGAAAAAGTATGGATATACTGTGATAATTCATTATTTTGTGAATGATATTGGCAAACAGGCTGCTACCCTGATCTGGGGTATTAAGGAATTTATGATAAAGGAAGAGCCAGGGAAGCAGGACAGAATACTGGTTAAGTATTATCAAAAAGCATCAGAATCTGAAAAAAAAGAATTAAATGTTAGTGAATTAGTAGAAAAATTTGAGGCAGGAGATCTAGAGCTAATACAATATTCCAGGAAATACATCTCTAGAATTTTGAATGGCATAGAAGAAACAGTAAAAAAACTGAATGTAAGCTATGATCTATTTTTTTATGAATCTGATCTAATTTTGGAAGGATATGTGAAAGATATAAAAGATAGATTAAAGCCATATATAAAAGATGAGGCAGGCGCCAAATATATTGATATTCCTGAGTTAGAAGGCAAAGAGAAAGTATATTTGTTCAGAGCAGATGGAACTTCATTATACTTAACTCGAGACATAGCATATCATCTTATAAAGGCCAGAGAATCAAAGTTTTTAATTGATGTATTAGGAGAAGATCATAAAGCCCATGCAGAAACTATAATGAAAATTTTAAAAAAGATTGAGCCCGATCTAAATATTGTGCCTATTTTTTACTCTTTTGTATCTTTGCCAGAAGGAAGAATGAGCACTAGAAAAGGTAAGGTGATATATCTGGATGACTTGATAGATGAGGCGGTTCAAAAAGCTAAAGAAGAGATTGAAAAAAGGAGAGAGGTACCTACAGAACTATTGGATAATATAGCATTTAAAATTGGTACAAGTGCGGTAAGATATAATATAATAAAGGTACAGAATGAAAAAGGCATAGTTTTCGACTGGCAAGAAGCTTTGAACTTTGAAGGTGACTCTGCACCTTTTATTTTATATACATATGTGCGGGCAAAATCAATACTAGACAAAGAAGAAAATTTAAAAGATTTTGAACCAGCGCTGTTAAAAGATCCTCAAGAGTTAAAATTGATAAAGTTATTAGCAAAATATTCAGAAATAATAGAAATATCCGCTAAAGAGTATAAGCCATATAAAATTGCAATATACAGTTTTGATCTGGCAATGCAATTCAATCAGTTTTACAGGGACTGTCCCGTATTAAAGGCTGATACCGCAGAGCTGAAAAATGCAAGGTTAGCGCTTGTAAGAGCCTTTAAAATCGTAATCGAGAACTGTGCATCATTACTTGGCCTCAATATGCCTGAAGAGATGTAAAACAATCACGCGAACATCTGACCAGATACTATGTTTTTATTATTTTCTTCCTGCGTAGATACTTTTTTAATTGCTTTCTCAAAGTCGTACATTGTGATATAATCTCTTTTTTCACGAATAGCAAACATTCCTGCTTCTGTGCAAATCGCTTTTATATCTGCGCCAGACATATTATTGGTTTTTTTGCTTAAAACCATAAAATCTATGTTTTGTAAATTCATTTTCTTTGTATGAATCTTAAAAATTTGGGCCCGAGCATCTTCATTTGGGGCTGGAATATCTATAATTCTATCAAATCTGCCAGGTCTAATCAGGGCCTCGTCTAAAATATCAGGTCGGTTAGTGGCAGCAACTATTTTTACGTTTCCTAACGGATCAAATCCGTCCATTTCTGCCAATAATTGCATCAAAGTTCTCTGGACCTCTCGATCTCCAGAGGTAGATGCATCCTGTCTTCTTGCACCAATTGCGTCAATCTCATCAATAAACAAAATTGAAGGAGCCTTCTCTTTTGCAAGATCAAACATTTCACGAACCAATCTTGCACCTTCTCCTATATATTTTCTTACAAGTTCAGAACCCACTGTTCTTATGAACGTAGCATTTGTATTGTTTGCTACAGCTTTAGCAAGCAAAGTTTTGCCAGTTCCTGGTGGCCCTATTAACAGCACACCTTTTGGTGGATCTATTCCCACTTTTTTATATATATCAGGGTTTAAAAGTGGTGTTTCAACAGTTTCTTTTATTTCAAGAATCTGTGATTCCAAGCCCCCGATATCTTCATAGGAAACTCCAGGTTTGGTAATTATTTCAGCAGCGATCACTGAAGGATCATAGCTCTCAGGTAATACTCCAATAACTGCTAAAGTAGTTTTATTCAAAGCAACTCTTGCCCCTGCCTTAACTTTTGTAGGAGCTATGAACTCGCTTAATCCAACCACAAAAGACGGTCCAGTAGTACTCTTTACTACCGCTTTCTTATCGCTTAAAACATCCTCAACATATCCTAACAAAAGAGGCGGTGCCCTCATCCGGTTAAGTTCTCTCTTTGTCCGCTCAAGCTCTATTTGTAAACGTTTTAATTCTGCCTCTAAAAACTTTTTTTCATCCTCTGTAATCTTTAACTGTCTACTCAATTCAATTTTTTCTTCATCGAATCCTAATTCTCCATCTGTAATAGATTCATCTTTTACCATCTTAAGACCTCACATAAACAATAAACAATATATTTATCTTCTGTATATATCTTTTTTGGTAATGGAAGTATGAATTGTGAAATTTGTGGTAAAGAAATAAAAAAAGCGAATAGAATAATCATAGAATCAACAATATTAAACGTTTGTGATGATTGTAAAAAGCTTGGTAAGCCTGTGGAAGCTGCAACCGCAGAAGAGCTTCCTTTTTTGCCGCCCGAAATAATACAACAACGCTTGAAGACAGTGAATAAACCGGCAAGAGATGAGCTTGATGCAACAGAAGTTCTAGTTGAGGATTTTGGGGCAAGAATTAAGAAAGCCAGAGAAGCAAAAAAATTGACAATTGAAGATCTGGCAAAAAAGTTACTTGAAAAGAAGACATTGCTGTCAAAAATAGAAAGACAAGAAAGTAAACCTGATGATAAACTAATCAAAAAAATTGAAAAAGAACTGAACATCAAGCTCAAAGAAAAAGTTGATTACATCAAGGCTGTAGGTGCTAAAAAAGAAGGAAGCATGACTTTAGGAGACTATATCAAAAAAAAGAAAAGTTAATCTAACAACTGCGCGCGAATCAAAGATCTTACTTTTACACCATTTATTATATCCTTCCCTGTTTTGTTTACTATAGCCATTGCTAAAACTGTTTCTCCGCCATTTTTCTGTACATCTTCTATCGCTTTGCTCATGGTTTCTCCGGTACTTACCACATCATCTACAATTATCACTTTCTTGTTTTTTATAGAAGCAAAATTTGAGCTAAACGAACCATCTTCTCTAGTGGGATGTGGCCTGTAAACTGCGAGTTCTCTATCAAGCGTTAAGGATATTAGCGTTGCTAATGGTATACCATTTATTGCTATTCCTACAATTGTATCGACATCTATACTTTTGCTCTGTGTCTCTTCCACGATTATGTCACTCATCATGTTTGTCAGGTTATCTATTCTTGAAGAGTATACTCCTATTGATTTCCAGCCTATTTTTATGTCTTTAGGCTTCTCAGTTACAGTTTTGAATCCCCTGGATAATAACCATATTACAGTATTCGTAGAGAGATGCAGATCAGTAGCAATTTCCTTATCACTCAATCCTTTCTTTTTTAGTTCTAAAGCTTGATTTGCTAGATCATCTATGTTTTTCATATATTATTCACCTGCCGGTTATGGTATCATAAATCTACTGACATCCTCTCTCCGCTAAAGCGTTTGAGGTTCCTGCTTCATAGACCATATACTTCGTTATTTCCTAACTATCTCGAGGTCTCTCGAAATAATTTCTATTTCCACAGGCGTATATTCGGGAATGCCATTCCCTACTATATATAAGAAAACAAAACAATTATATAAATATAGCGATTAAAACAGAATCTCCGAATATAAATATCTAAAAGAGTATTTCAAGAGAGAGAATTCAGAAGCAGGATTTTCAGTAGAAAAAAGAGAATTTGGCTGGAACATAAGTCAAAAAAGAGAAGATAGAATATCGACAGCACAAATATGCATAGGAAGACTTCACAACATTTTTTTGATATGGGAGTAAAAAGGACTTATATTCCAGAACCGCATGAATAGAAAAATATATATTTTAATAAATGCTAACTATTCAATGCTATGAAAATGTTAGAACCACTTGAACCAGAATTAAATAAGTTTTTTGGATCAGAGTCAGCAATGTCGTTAATACTTGTTGGAGCGGCCGGTACGGGTAAAACTACCTTCGCACTTCAGATTTTAGAATCTTTTAAGGATAAATATAAAGGCATCTATTTATCAACCAGAGTCGGTGATACAGCGCTATATCAACAGTTTTCATGGATAAAAGAGCTTGAAGAGAAGACTAAGATAATAGATGCTGGCAGGCTATTTTTGGATAGCTTAAAGATAGCAGAGCCAGAAATAGAACCAGAGCATGTAGAGGCTGCAAGAGCCCTAGTTAGAAATATATATAGAGAAGAGCCTAACAAAGTATCAAGGGTATTATACAACAAATATTTTAAAGATCTTAAGATCCCAGAGCTAAAGCGTATTTATAATGAGGTAGATAATAATCTTCCAGGCAGAACAATGATGGTGATTGATAGTATAGAAGGATTGGCAAGCAAATACCGAATCAATGAAGAAGATCTAGTATACACACTCGTAAAAGATCTAGTCGAGGGCGGGAATACAAACATCATATTTATTTTAGAAAAGGAGCGATCAGATAAGTTAGAGTATATAGCAGATGGTGTAATATTTTTGGAACAATATCTGTATGAAGGGCGCAGAATAAGGAGTTTATCTTTAGATAAATTGAGAGGGATCAGCACGAACTTTAAAAAATACTTATTTACTTTAAATGGAGGGAAATTCAAAATATTGGCTCCAAAAATAGTGTTTGACTTAAACAAACGTTTTACTACTCCGATCCCTCCAACAGATAGATATTTTAGCACCGGTGTTAAAGATCTGGATACTATTTTAGGTGGTGGTTTCAGTTTTGGCACTTTTAATTTGATAGAGATAGGCGAAAATGTGGGACAGGAACATCATTTTTTAACTATGCCAATTCTGTCCAACGTTGGCTTTTTAGATAGAGGTATAATGGTAGTTTTGGCACTTGGAACATCAATTGAAGAAGTTAGAAATAGGTATAGTATATATATGGGCAATAAGACGGTGGTAGATACACACGCAATTTTTATAGACTATTCCAAATCCAGCAGTGATAAAAAATATATAATTCCACTTGGTAGTGCTAGTAGGGAAACATCAATAAAATTGATACAGGAAGGAATAACCAATCTTAAGAAGTTTGGTTCTCCTTTGTTTTATTATTTGGCATTTGACACAATCGAAAGATATAGAGGGCCCGTGGCAATTCAAGAGGTAGTAAATTTCGTAAATAATATAATAGACAACAAAGACATTGGGATTGGATTATTGTTGCCAGGAAGTGAAATCAAAGATCAAATAGTGAACATGGCAAGCACGCATGTTAAGGTAGTTTCTATAAATAATACGCTATGTATATATGGAATAGAACCAAAGACAAATATGTATGCGATAGAATCAAACGATAAGGAATTTTACAAGTTTGTGCCTATACTCTAGTCCTGTTTTTTATTTCATCCGGATTAGTGGTAATGATATTGTTTTCAAAGTCAGTACTGTATATTCTAATTGGCACTTTTACAGATCCAGCAATTAAATAAGCTCTCGAATATCCTTGATACTTTGGATTGATGTTGCTAAGTATAAGTTCTTCCTCTTTATCGCTCAGTTTATAAAATGCCTTCATGTTCTGGGTGATCTGATTATGTTTAAACAGCACATGAAACACAGCATTCTGTGCTATTGTCCGTCCTTCTTCATACTCTAAAAAGTCATCCGCTTTCTGTGATATTAATATTACAGAGCATTTCCAGCGTCTGACATGTCTCACCAGCTGTTCTAATAGCATTGCTGCAGACTTATTTTTAAGCAACTTCCATACTTCGTCAATAACAAGTATCTTAGCCGAGTAATCTTTGGAGATCTGGTTGTAAAGATATTCTACGGTCAAAAGAACATAGAACATCAGAAGATCTTCATTTACATCTTTAATGTTAAAAACAGTAAAATTATTGTTTAAATTAATAGTTGTGTCGTTATTCAAATTTTTTAATGATCCTTCCAAAAAACTTGAAAATAAAATACTTAGTTTGCTTTCATTCAATAACTCAATAAAATCTTTAAATTTAGGGCTCTTACTTTCCTGATATAATCTATTAAGATAAACATCAAGTATTGCCAAATCATTTTTATCAAATTCAAATATTGAACTAAATAACAGTTTCAGCCTGGATATTTTGTTAGGAATTGTAGAATCAAAAAGATCGAAAGGATTAATTACTGTTTTACCAACATCTATCACTGTACCTTTCATGGCATTAGCAAGATCCACAAACTCATTCATCGGGTCTATTATGTAAATTTTTGTATCTGGATGATGCAACAATTCTCTCAATATCTGTGTTTTCACAAAATATGATTTGCCAAAACCTGTGGTGCCTGTAACAAGCATATGACTTGATGGAAAATACCATCGATTTATAAATATTGGGCTGTTATTTACATCGTTCATACCCCAAAAAATGCCATCTTTCATAGCAATCAGGTCTGTTAAAAATGGGAACATAGTTGCAAGTGCTTGTGACTGGATATATTTGTCATCTTTATAATTCCTGGTGCCAGAACTTAAAAATGCCAAAAATGCCTGTTTTTGTAAATATTTAGAGAATGCTGGTTTAAACAGAGATTTCTGTAACTTATTTTTTATAAAATCTGCATTTTTTCGCATATTTTTATAATCTTTTGCTATAGGATAGAATATTAAGGTTACTCTGTATACTGTTCCTTTACCAGATACTATATAATTTTGCAAACTTTTAGAACTTTCATACTTTAGCTTCAGATCCATATATCTAGCCCTGTTTTTTTGTCTTACATTCACCAATTCTGTTTCAATGGTTTCAGATTCGACTTCTAACATTGTTAATAATTTGTTAGAAGGAACATGCTCACAGGCTATCGAGATATTTGTTGGCATGTCTGCATTCACAAACTCTGAAAAAAATCCATAAACTAAGTTTTTTGGCCATTTTGCTATAATTAGTGGCTGGATAAAAAGGTCATGAAAAAGGTAATGGTCCTTTTCGAAAACAATCTTTTTATTTGTCAAAATCCTTTTTTGATATTTGTCATTTACCTCCACTTTTTCAAAGTCTACAATAAGAATAATACTAGTAATCGAACTGAAAAACCAGCAAGTGTGATAGGGATCCAGAATAATTATAAATATTATAAACAATAGTGCTGAAACAAATATCCATTTTTTAAGATTATAATTTCTGAGATAATATACAAAGTCTAATAATAATAGTAGCAAAGTAAGACCGAACATAGAACTGTTAAATAAAGTATATATTCCACTTAGAAAAGTTAGAATAAAGAATACCAGCCCCAGATTGTCTGAATTGATAAATTTCATAAGTTCTATACACCTTCATTTATAAGGCTATAAAAGTCCAAAATTTCAGAACCGTTAAGGATATTGCAATCGATTTTTATGTTTTTTAGTGCGTTTATTATCTGTTCAGCTCTGTTGTTCAATATAATACTTACTTTTTCTAATCGTTCATCTTTAGAAACAGTGCTGAGCTCTAAACTATTCTGCTTTAATATTATGTAATACTTATACAGCACTTGCTCTGTATATAATGACTTTACAAGTGTTATATATTGATTTCCTGCCTCTTCAAATTTTTCAGAAATATGTAGGTAATGGTCACAGTCAAATTTAGAAGCTATTATCTTTATATCAAAATCAAAGTCTATTCCGTTTAAGATATTTATAAACTCTAAATATACCTTTTTCTGTTCTTCTTCACTGTAGAATTTAAGATTTAAGCCAGTAGTTTCGATAATTAACAAGTATAAACCCCCCAAATAAACAATATTCTCTTTTATATCATAAATTTCTATAAGCTTTTTAAAATCATTGTCAATATATATTTTTTTACTGAATTTATATCTCAAATACTTAAAAAAATAAAGATCAGAATCTTCATTCTCTATTTTAAAATAAACAGCAAATACAGTAATTAAAGATAAAATTATAAGATAAATAGATAAAAAGATAGTCAAAACAGCAACTATCAATAAATATATTGCAATGCGCATCATCTGATTTAAATCGAAAGGTCC contains:
- the argS gene encoding arginine--tRNA ligase — protein: MDIIKLYKNRARQIVENKIKALYGINYNAMIIDAKEGYGDLSFPCFELAKILKKDIKYVSSEIVNIKDDLFEKVIAVGPYINFYINSTHINKITIETILKDNMDYGTFDKKNEIIILEHTSANPTGPLHIGRARNTIIGDTLGRILKKYGYTVIIHYFVNDIGKQAATLIWGIKEFMIKEEPGKQDRILVKYYQKASESEKKELNVSELVEKFEAGDLELIQYSRKYISRILNGIEETVKKLNVSYDLFFYESDLILEGYVKDIKDRLKPYIKDEAGAKYIDIPELEGKEKVYLFRADGTSLYLTRDIAYHLIKARESKFLIDVLGEDHKAHAETIMKILKKIEPDLNIVPIFYSFVSLPEGRMSTRKGKVIYLDDLIDEAVQKAKEEIEKRREVPTELLDNIAFKIGTSAVRYNIIKVQNEKGIVFDWQEALNFEGDSAPFILYTYVRAKSILDKEENLKDFEPALLKDPQELKLIKLLAKYSEIIEISAKEYKPYKIAIYSFDLAMQFNQFYRDCPVLKADTAELKNARLALVRAFKIVIENCASLLGLNMPEEM
- a CDS encoding multiprotein bridging factor aMBF1 translates to MNCEICGKEIKKANRIIIESTILNVCDDCKKLGKPVEAATAEELPFLPPEIIQQRLKTVNKPARDELDATEVLVEDFGARIKKAREAKKLTIEDLAKKLLEKKTLLSKIERQESKPDDKLIKKIEKELNIKLKEKVDYIKAVGAKKEGSMTLGDYIKKKKS
- a CDS encoding proteasome-activating nucleotidase — translated: MVKDESITDGELGFDEEKIELSRQLKITEDEKKFLEAELKRLQIELERTKRELNRMRAPPLLLGYVEDVLSDKKAVVKSTTGPSFVVGLSEFIAPTKVKAGARVALNKTTLAVIGVLPESYDPSVIAAEIITKPGVSYEDIGGLESQILEIKETVETPLLNPDIYKKVGIDPPKGVLLIGPPGTGKTLLAKAVANNTNATFIRTVGSELVRKYIGEGARLVREMFDLAKEKAPSILFIDEIDAIGARRQDASTSGDREVQRTLMQLLAEMDGFDPLGNVKIVAATNRPDILDEALIRPGRFDRIIDIPAPNEDARAQIFKIHTKKMNLQNIDFMVLSKKTNNMSGADIKAICTEAGMFAIREKRDYITMYDFEKAIKKVSTQEENNKNIVSGQMFA
- the gvpD gene encoding gas vesicle protein GvpD P-loop domain-containing protein, whose protein sequence is MKMLEPLEPELNKFFGSESAMSLILVGAAGTGKTTFALQILESFKDKYKGIYLSTRVGDTALYQQFSWIKELEEKTKIIDAGRLFLDSLKIAEPEIEPEHVEAARALVRNIYREEPNKVSRVLYNKYFKDLKIPELKRIYNEVDNNLPGRTMMVIDSIEGLASKYRINEEDLVYTLVKDLVEGGNTNIIFILEKERSDKLEYIADGVIFLEQYLYEGRRIRSLSLDKLRGISTNFKKYLFTLNGGKFKILAPKIVFDLNKRFTTPIPPTDRYFSTGVKDLDTILGGGFSFGTFNLIEIGENVGQEHHFLTMPILSNVGFLDRGIMVVLALGTSIEEVRNRYSIYMGNKTVVDTHAIFIDYSKSSSDKKYIIPLGSASRETSIKLIQEGITNLKKFGSPLFYYLAFDTIERYRGPVAIQEVVNFVNNIIDNKDIGIGLLLPGSEIKDQIVNMASTHVKVVSINNTLCIYGIEPKTNMYAIESNDKEFYKFVPIL
- a CDS encoding D-aminoacyl-tRNA deacylase; the protein is MILLLFSEDDPASINIYENLLNLTSFDFFGNFEGKRVLNNEKYFLIKIEKDKTYANFLDLKLKKSLKISFDTIIVASKHESKQKVKSLTVHPVGNFNNADLGGLPKTLVGAEPSLMSQALRIMKENKVEGYQISLEVTHHGPALQNDTFFIEIGASEKEWNDKDAGFAIAKTIISLEKNEQPTFISFGGGHYAPQVTDLVLKNKLNVGHMASKYTIEFLDRDLVDQMIEKSHNPSYAYFVKSLNIEEKKKLQMLLKNKNIKILDQDTKDWNQALDL
- a CDS encoding ATP-binding protein, which gives rise to MKFINSDNLGLVFFILTFLSGIYTLFNSSMFGLTLLLLLLDFVYYLRNYNLKKWIFVSALLFIIFIIILDPYHTCWFFSSITSIILIVDFEKVEVNDKYQKRILTNKKIVFEKDHYLFHDLFIQPLIIAKWPKNLVYGFFSEFVNADMPTNISIACEHVPSNKLLTMLEVESETIETELVNVRQKNRARYMDLKLKYESSKSLQNYIVSGKGTVYRVTLIFYPIAKDYKNMRKNADFIKNKLQKSLFKPAFSKYLQKQAFLAFLSSGTRNYKDDKYIQSQALATMFPFLTDLIAMKDGIFWGMNDVNNSPIFINRWYFPSSHMLVTGTTGFGKSYFVKTQILRELLHHPDTKIYIIDPMNEFVDLANAMKGTVIDVGKTVINPFDLFDSTIPNKISRLKLLFSSIFEFDKNDLAILDVYLNRLYQESKSPKFKDFIELLNESKLSILFSSFLEGSLKNLNNDTTINLNNNFTVFNIKDVNEDLLMFYVLLTVEYLYNQISKDYSAKILVIDEVWKLLKNKSAAMLLEQLVRHVRRWKCSVILISQKADDFLEYEEGRTIAQNAVFHVLFKHNQITQNMKAFYKLSDKEEELILSNINPKYQGYSRAYLIAGSVKVPIRIYSTDFENNIITTNPDEIKNRTRV
- a CDS encoding orotate phosphoribosyltransferase-like protein, with product MKNIDDLANQALELKKKGLSDKEIATDLHLSTNTVIWLLSRGFKTVTEKPKDIKIGWKSIGVYSSRIDNLTNMMSDIIVEETQSKSIDVDTIVGIAINGIPLATLISLTLDRELAVYRPHPTREDGSFSSNFASIKNKKVIIVDDVVSTGETMSKAIEDVQKNGGETVLAMAIVNKTGKDIINGVKVRSLIRAQLLD